Proteins encoded together in one Chryseobacterium sp. G0201 window:
- a CDS encoding alpha/beta fold hydrolase → MLHFEKKGNGKETLVLLHGFMENSSIWSDMEPHLSENFSLLKIDLPGHGKSDILAEIHTMELMADEVKKVLDAQKLEKVHLLGHSMGGYTSLAFAEKYPETLKSLTLFFSTYFPDDEEKKEQRIKSYRIIKDAFAHYVRAGIPNLFNPNERDILEGKIETALETALSTNNLGALACVKGMVARTDKKHVLENLEAKILVLAGKHDNAVKTEKTIKNLPDKTNIKSYVLDCGHNGHWEKPAICAEIINTELLHNMPKNLVF, encoded by the coding sequence ATGCTACATTTTGAGAAAAAAGGAAACGGAAAAGAGACATTGGTATTACTTCATGGTTTCATGGAAAACAGTTCCATTTGGAGCGATATGGAACCTCATTTGTCTGAAAATTTTTCATTATTAAAAATAGATCTTCCAGGCCACGGAAAATCTGATATTCTCGCAGAAATCCACACCATGGAACTGATGGCAGATGAAGTAAAAAAAGTGTTGGATGCTCAAAAATTAGAAAAAGTCCACTTACTAGGACATTCTATGGGAGGCTATACTTCCTTAGCTTTTGCAGAGAAATATCCCGAAACACTGAAAAGTTTAACCTTATTTTTCTCAACATATTTCCCCGATGATGAAGAAAAGAAAGAACAGCGTATAAAAAGTTACAGAATCATAAAAGATGCTTTTGCGCATTATGTAAGAGCAGGAATTCCTAATTTATTTAATCCAAACGAAAGAGATATTTTGGAAGGAAAAATTGAAACCGCTTTGGAGACTGCACTTTCAACAAATAATCTGGGAGCTTTAGCCTGTGTAAAAGGCATGGTTGCGAGAACCGACAAAAAGCATGTCCTAGAAAACCTTGAAGCGAAAATTTTAGTTCTCGCAGGAAAACATGACAACGCCGTAAAAACAGAAAAAACCATTAAAAATCTTCCCGACAAAACTAATATTAAGTCTTATGTTCTTGATTGCGGACATAACGGACACTGGGAAAAACCAGCAATTTGTGCTGAAATCATCAACACTGAGCTTCTTCACAATATGCCGAAAAATTTAGTTTTCTAA
- a CDS encoding patatin-like phospholipase family protein, which yields MGLFSFKKKKPIIGLTLSGGGMRGIAHIAVLKALEEYNLKPDIISGTSAGSIVAAFYSFGKSPDEMMEIVKQTTFFSRSYLRLSKNGIFSSNFILKLLKDHFPEDDFKILKIPVYVAATEMTHGIVDFFSEGELFWPLLASSSVPFVLPPVKVGEKIYIDGGVLDNLPIEPIIDKCDFLIASHVNSISYDGLQNMSLMKEFDRILHLAIAKSVYSKAKSCDIFLDPPKMTKFSLFNKKNLDVMFQEVYEYTCKELEDKGYSRVS from the coding sequence ATGGGGCTATTCTCTTTCAAAAAAAAGAAACCAATCATCGGCTTGACACTTTCAGGCGGAGGAATGCGCGGAATTGCCCACATTGCGGTTTTAAAAGCGTTGGAAGAATATAACCTAAAGCCAGATATCATTTCAGGGACGAGCGCCGGATCTATCGTAGCAGCTTTCTATTCTTTCGGAAAATCTCCGGACGAAATGATGGAAATTGTGAAACAAACCACATTTTTTTCGAGATCTTATTTAAGACTTTCAAAAAACGGAATTTTTAGTTCAAATTTTATTTTAAAACTTTTAAAAGATCATTTCCCTGAAGACGATTTTAAAATCCTGAAAATCCCCGTCTATGTCGCAGCTACAGAAATGACCCATGGAATTGTCGATTTCTTTTCTGAAGGCGAACTTTTCTGGCCTCTTTTAGCCTCATCAAGCGTTCCTTTTGTACTTCCACCAGTAAAAGTGGGCGAAAAAATATATATTGACGGAGGCGTTCTTGATAACCTTCCTATCGAGCCTATAATTGATAAATGTGATTTTTTAATTGCATCTCACGTCAATTCTATAAGCTATGACGGATTGCAAAATATGAGCTTAATGAAAGAATTTGACCGAATTTTACATTTAGCCATCGCAAAATCTGTTTACTCCAAAGCAAAATCCTGTGATATTTTTCTGGACCCGCCAAAAATGACAAAGTTCAGTTTATTCAACAAGAAAAATCTTGATGTAATGTTTCAGGAAGTTTACGAATATACGTGTAAAGAATTGGAAGACAAAGGTTACAGTCGAGTTTCTTGA